The DNA window TGTCAGCACTTTACTTCACACTCCTTTTTATCTGCATCGTCCAAACAATACAGTGATTTACTGTCGCTGTTTTCGCTGACCATAAATCATGTCAGCGTGATTATTCATGCCACCACCTCACGCTCATGCtatgtttataaaaaaagagTTATGGGATGTTGATTTGCATTGAGTGggctttgtgttgtgtctgtatcCCACCATAGTAAAAAAGTGCGGCCCCATTTTCTCTCCTGTCACGGGCAACGTGACCTGCGTGGACACTGTGGAGCCTTTCTCCTTCGGCTCGTGGTGTGACTTCACCTGCCAGGAAGGCTTCTACCTCAGCGGAAACAACACACTTACCTGTCTGGCGTTAGGACAGTGGAGTAAACCTACACCTACATGTGCAGGTGGGACGGCAGGATTCATGTGTGATTTCTATGTTTACAGAGCTTTCATTGGTTCCCTGAAGGCAACACAAGCTTTCTGAAAATTCACAAAGTTGTCCACTTTTGAGTAATAATGTTATTTGTTCTTCAGTGGTGCAGTGCAACAGCCTAGAGGCTCCACCTCATGCCTCCATGCAATGCCAGGGCCCTTTGGGAGTGTACAGCTATGACTCAATATGCACTGTGCAATGTGAAGAAGGATTTGAACTGATcgacacaaacaagacaaaatgtTCCTCACAGGGCCACTGGAGTCACGCCCTTCCTCTCTGCCAGGGTATGAGCACACATTACTAAGTGATGAAATACATATTAAGTGATGGAGTTAATATAACTGGTCTTTTCTTTTATGTTGCTCCTACAGCTAAGAGGTGCATTCCCCTAAATCCACCCTCTCACGGCTCCATTTCCTGTTCCGACCCAAATGGTTCCTTCCGTTTTGGTTCTCAGTGCACGTCGACCTGTGACGAGGGATTTCTCCTGAATGGGACGTCCAGCTCTGAGTGCACCTCTGTGGGCACATGGAACGCAGACATCCCACGTTGCCCAGGTGAAGAAAATGCTTAATGTTTGCATTCTGATCTGTAGCTTGGCTGGAATGATTTCTTGCACTCAGGCTCTACattataaaactaaaatatgttATGGgactgtccctctctctgttccccTCCAGCTAGAACATGTCCCACTTTGAACTCTCCAACCAATGGCTCTTTATCCTGCTCCCATCCTCATGGACAGTTCAGGTTTGGGTCTCGGTGCACATCAGCCTGTGAGGAGGGTTTTCTCCTGAATGGGACGGCTGACACAGAGTGCACCTCTGTGGGCACATGGAAGGCAGACACCTCACTTTGCACAGGTAGAAAAACATAAATCCCTCTATTGTTTGACTATAAATCAACAGAGGAGCTGTTAATCGAATGGTTCAGTAGCATGACTGTGTATCTTTACTGTTTGTCCCCCAGCAAAGAGATGTCCCGCTCTGAACCCTCCCTCTCACGGCTCCTTATCCTGCTCTGATCCTCATGGAGAGTTCAGGTTTGGTTCTCGGTGCACGTCGTTCTGTGAGGAGGGTTTTCTGCTGAATGGGACGTCCAGCTCTGAGTGCACCTCTCTGGGCACATGGAACACAGACATCCCACGTTGCCAGGGTGaagaaaatattgaattttGCATCTTGATCTGTAGCTCAGTTGGAATTTCAtggtttattgatttattgcacTCAGGCTATACattataaaactaaaatatctaATTTgactgtccctctctctgttccccTCCAGCTAGAACATGTCCCACTTTGAACTCTCCAACCAATGGCTCTTTATCCTGCTCCCATCCCCAAGGAGAGTTCAGGTTTGGGTCTCGGTGCACATCAGCCTGTGAGGAGGGCTTTCTCCTGAATGGGACGGCTGACACAGAGTGCACCTCTGTGGGCACATGGAACGCAGACACCCCACTTTGCACAGGTAGAAAAACATGAATCCCTCTATTATTTGATTATAAATCAACAGAGGAGCTGTTAATTAAATGGTTCAGTCAAATGACTGTGTATCTTTACTGTTTGTCCCCCAGCAAAGAGATGTCTTTCCCTCCAACCTCCCTCTCATGGCTCTTTATCCTGCTCCCATCCCCATGGAGGGTTCAGGTTTGGTTCTCAGTGCACTTCAGACTGCGAGGAAGGTTTTCTCCTGAATGGGACTTCCAGAGCTGAGTGCACCTCTCTGGGCACATGGAACACAGACCCACCACATTGCTTgggtaaaaaaaagtatattttcttGGACAATGACTACACGTCTTTTGCAAAGTAGACCATTTAAATATCCATCCCTCTCTGTCCACGTCGTCCTGTAAGGAGGGTTTTGTCCTAAATGTGACGGCTGACACTGATACTCTCTGGGCACGTGGAGCAGAGGAATAGCCCACTGTCAGGGTAATAAATCAGAATATGGGTGTTGCACTTGGCAGATATTCCCCCCTGCTGGGCATTGCTCTGTTGTACAGACCTGTCTTTTAGAATGGGATCAAATGCAATATTTGTATCATAAGTGACAGAGATATTATATTAACTTCCCATACGTGGAACCAGTGCTCTAAGGGAAATATTCCATTTTCCACTTTGTTTCACACAATGAGGTTTGTTAATCAGAGGCTGGCGCTCACACTTTGTTATTTACAGCACGTCCATGCCCCCTATTGGCCAAAGCTCCACAACATGGGAGGATGAACTGCAGCCATCCATACTCCCCTTTCAGCTACGACTCCCACTGTGACTTTGGATGTACTGAGGGTTTCTGGCTGAGAGGAACACCCACTGTGACGTGCGATAGCTCAGGCCACTGGAGTCGGGATCTACCCACCTGCGAGCGTGAGTGCCCACACATGTACCAGTTTTGTTCTGGTGATCAAGCAACTGTTGGAGTAACAATGTCTGTCCTGTCCAGTTGTACAGTGTGAGGCCATCCGTGCCCTGGCTCTACCCCTGACTGTGAAGTGCTCCCACCCTCTGGGGAACTTCAGCTTTGGCTCCCAGTGTCTTTTCACCTGTAAAGACAGATTCTCCCTGAATGGCACTGAGGTGCTGCTCTGCTCGTCCACTGGGTTTTGGAGTGACGATCTGCCAAACTGCataggtaaataaaaaaacgaaaACTGATTCTTTATTAACTTTTACAATCAACTGTATTATTTTCTAAGATGATCAcgaataacaatttgtctcatagggcttaacaaggggTAATATAAAAGGGGTAAAAGTAATATAATGAATAGCCTATTTACAACATTCATTAGAAAAGACAAAATAGGTGTATCCACGTGTAGAATATTTATGCAAAAGATGAAGGCAGCAGTAATGACAATTCTAAGTTATTATATAGTATATGTGTATGTTGGCATATTGTGTAGTTGTAATCATTATCCATCATCAGCTCTAGATCCGAAATCTCGACCAGGATCCACGATCTCTATGAGAACAGTGTCGGTTATTTACAAATTTAAGGGGTTGATAAacgcaaataaaataaaatcattaatcaaacacaacaaaaaacatgataaaataATGACAAGAAATGTGCAAAATATGCAGACAGAAATGTTAAAGACACAAATTGACTgggatttgtgtgtctgtagaaGATCTGCCGGTGGGGGCGGCCATGTTCATGAACACGAGCATCGGTGCGACCTCTGTGCTCGTGCCACTCGCCCTGATCGGACTGGCTTTGTTGATTCTGACACGATTCAAGAGAAGAGGTGAGAcctgtgttgtgatgatgagCATGAGAAgttacacaaatgcacacacagcacattgTGGCACACCGATCGTGTCCCTCATATTGTCGTCTGACCTTTTTCAGGAAACACAGCCAGGTCTGATGCGCCATTgtgggaagaaagagagaatccAGCATTTgagttttgattttttttttgtagtaaTGCTTTTGTATTGATACGGATGTCgctgttgtttgtctttatgtTATTGATAATTTGCTGACTCTCATACTACCCATAATATTTCTGCAAGTCAATTTTATCTTGTCTTATTTTATGAATTTTATCTATATTTACGTAGAGGCTTTGAAATGAGCACAACAGGTTTTTTGCTCCCCCTGATCTGTGTATAATCATTTGTAATTTTGCATTATTTTTAATCTGTGCAAAAAGATTAAACTATTTCTACAACTTCATGCATGCTGTTTAACATTCACTATAACGACTACCAAGAGATGcttcaaaatctaaataaaaaaaaattacaacatATTTTGATTGAAAAGATTTGTCCTTGTTCTTAGAAAGCTTTAAATCCTACAGAGTAAATATTGATTTGTTCCCTGCTTGTCCCTTAAACTGTATTGTTACTtgatttttcaataaattttaACCATCATTCTTTTTCCTTTATATGTTCATTCATTATTGCTCAATCACACAAATTAAGCATCTGATTGGTGTTGACATACTTCAAGCAGTGTCCTGTGTGATGGGGAGACCCCGTCCTCTCGGTGCCCTCCCCAGCAGCTCTGGTCACCCACTTTTGACCTCCTCCATATCGGAGCTAATGCTGCCGGGTCAGACCGAAGAGGCGGCCGAGAGCCTCTGAGATCGCCAACCTGCTGCAAAGTGTCAATTTAGCACATCTATCGGCCCGAAAGCTCCTGTCACTGAGTGGTGAGGAGGTGATCTATTATCAGTCTCAGCTCAATGTGTCACACTGGGCGCAGATCCAACATTCACGGGCAAATTACTAACCCCGCCCTAACTGTAGGATATTTCAAACTAAGAATCACATGCCATTTTATGTAAGGGATGATATAGTCAAATGAATTGTCTTCGGGAAGTAGGAAAATCAATGGCTGTGCATCTTCCCTTTGCATCTGTGCCAATAATGCACCAGTAATATGCCCACACACTTTAAATATGTGCTGCAAATGGCCGCTCTTCAGCAAAGCATGTGCATCTGTCTCGGCGCTGCAACAGCATGACGCCAATTATAGCGGTTAAAAGACAGAGGGTTTGTGGTCTGTGTCTGGCATGAAGGGTGCAATAAATAACCGAACTGTTGACAGGAAACTGTTTGGCTACCGTCAGAATAATAATGAGGTTATTGCTACCCGCTGCGACCGTATGATCACAGTTTGATTATTTCTCTCATCCCACCCACTGCTGCTGGCAGCCATACGTACAGTGTTGTGCCAACGCTGCACATACTCGTGCACGAGAAGGGAAAAGGCTCTGCAGGGGAGCCAAGGCTTCCTTCCTCGGTGTTTAATCTGGCTTTACTCCCTTCACCCACCCCTTAAAGGTACAAGTGAATGTATTATGATACATAAATCCGTATAAGAGTGTTGTTCCTCTCTTACACATGAGCATCCACACGTGCATATGGCAGCCGGCACTTAGAGCAGATACAGACTCAGATACAAaggcagactcacacacagtatACTCGGCTGCACCTCTGTAGCTCGGGTTGGCAGTGGCATACCACGGTGACAGACAGTTAGATTGTTCCTGACCATTGACTTGCGCTCTCTGCTCTTCAAGGTCTGATTTCATAGTGGGGAATATGAGATGGGTCCAGGAGAGGGTTCACAGCCGGGGCAAGGAGGCACTCCATACAGTGGGGCTTCATATCTCTGTGTCACCCTGGGCATTCTCCCCTGACACAGCTTTCAGCCCCTTCGTTGtccagtaccccccccccccccccccccccgccgccctgGGTTTTCTCAACCTCTCTCCCCCAGGATTCGGTGCATTCCAGCTGGGCTCAGTGCCTGGGTGGTCCCCCCTCGActggaaggaaggaaaaggcAGAAAAATGCAGCGAGGGCCTTTGACCGCGAGGAGCACAATGTGAGCGTTGACGACGGGCGGCGTGGATGTGATGCTTACCTGCCACTGACCCATGCCGCTGTCATAGCCCTGTTACAATCTGATGATCCAGCCAGCAGCCAGGAGAAGATGCCTCGCTGACCCGTCACCTAGATCGGACTGATAAGCACTGAGGATGGACTGACCCGGCTGTGACCCCCTCTCCACATGAACAGATCGGCCTGTGTCACACACCTCACACTGAAGCATCTGTATAATAACATCATTTATTGACCGATTCATTCAAGATGAGCAGCACACACGCACTgtgagaataaatacaaatacacacccAAACGGTTATTTACATTAAGTGTTGCAGTTATTAATTCATGTTCTAACATTCAGACCTAGTTAGAGAGGTCCGACAGTATCATGCAGGGGACTGTGTTGTGGGATCGCAAAGCATAAGGAGTAGTTACTGTATGTTTCTAAGGACATGCACATGGTAAAGCCACCAACTAACAGCCTGGGAACCACTGGTTTTCTTATGACCTGCTCATTATGTGACTTCTTGCCTGGACTCCTGAATTAGAAATTTCCTGTTTCATGATGTTCTACCTGTGTCTGTTGGTTGCTGACCTTGTGTAATAACCAAATTTGCATTAACCCTTTGTATTATTGCTGCTTTCCAGAAAACTCAGTGGTTGATATTTGCCCATTTGAAATTTCTGACCTTCAAGCATATCAGGCAAATGACGGCAAACATGGCTGActatgaatgtttttattttgtgtgggTGGTTATACAGTCCGAGTGAACTGTCAGGAGTGCAGCTTCCTTGCATATGTCATCAAAGCGGATACTATTAACCATTACCAGCTGCCTAATAACACTGGTGTTATATTTTGACCTCAAAAGATGATGAATATGACTCATGTTGCCTTTGAATTGATGGTTTGATTGACGTACCCTCCACGGGTGCCACAGTTGTTGAGTGACGTCTGACAGCAAGCTTCTTTCTTGCAGCGGTAtttgatttaactttttctAGTAGGAGGTTGGAAAATCTGGCCGTCAGTTTGTCTGTGCATGGTCATAGTCTTTCTGTGTTCCTATTTTTGGATTGGGCAACCACTTCTTTTGGATTCTTGTTCCTGTTTTGGATTCCTTGCTTGTACACCAGTTCCAATTATTTATTGAAGTACCTTTATTGCACCTacctgcctttgtgtgtgtgtgtgtgtgtgtgtgtgtgtgtgtgtgtgtgtgtgtgtgtgttgtgtgtgcgtgtgtgtgcacgcgcacgtgtgtgtgtgtttgtgtgtgtgtgtcctgaaatGATTGAACTGTGACAGATTGACACTCCATTGAATGCTATCACAGTGTAGCCACATTCCTTGGGTGATATTTTTACACCAACTTCCACAGCCACCTTGTGCATTGTCTGGAGAAATGGATGACGAGACCAGATTACTGAGGCCAGTCTTCCCTCTCAGGAGGTGAAGTACGAGTCCTGCATGGAGTAGAGACAGTCAATAGGAGTAAGAAGAGAGGAGCCGCCCAGGGAGAGGCAGTCCCTGTCAGCCACATGACAAAGAGGCTCTCTGTCCATTTCACCGTACAGGCCCTTGaagcctaaaaaaaaaaaaaacgacatcATTGCTCAGTCAGTAACTCGTTTATAACCAGATCATAAATTAGCTTTAAAGTCTTCTCTGGATGTGGAGGGAGGAGTTAAACCCTGGTGATGCCAGGGAACTGGAGATGTGGGATTTAAAAGAAGTGGACAATTAGGAGGCAGCAGATGGTGGGTGGGGTCTCCAATCAAAGCATGAGTGCATCGTGGGCAACTTAGGATGTGGTGATTTTGGAGactgaagttatgttttcattggttTGTCTGATAAtgagcaggattacacacaaactaatGAGCGGATTACTATGACACTTGGTAAAGGGGTGTGGTTTAGGGAAGAACCAAAAACAGTTTTATGTGGCTGCAGATCAGGGGACGGATGAAGGAacttctttttaattttattcatcATTGTGCGATgtgatcttttaaaaaaaaacaatttcccaGTTTTCCtggggaataattcatggatcttaataaaACAATCAGAAAGATTGAGGCTGCTGATATAtatgtgtacaatttggtgcagcttgatagaATTTGATGGGAACATTGGGCCTTTGTTTACTACTTTTAAGAGTGATAACTGACTCAGACTCAACAAATGTAGAATCTTTGTAAAGTTTATATAATGTTCCACTGTACAGCCACTGTATCACTGaggttatattttattatatgcTTACATTCCTAGTGTATGGTTACCcttaaaattaatttttaaCAACATTCTGAAGTTGAAGCTATTGCAAACAATAATATCTGCAATTCAAATTTGTGAAAagataacattacattttaGAAATTTTTGCTGTTTGAGCAGTTTTAgcaatattatattttaaatatatatatggccAAATTTGTCCTAAATATCAACCATAATTTACAGTTATTCTGCAGCATTAGGAAAAAAGCAGTACCATAGGAAACATTGCTACAAGGCTGAAGTTAACTGGTAtccatatttttaaaaataaatgtcctattattataaatagaatattttgtgttttgtgttttaaaataaacatttcaggaGTTACCTTCAAGTTTAATTTTTCAACTATCAATGCTATAGAATCATGTTTCTTTCCTCACTAATCACAGAGACTCAACCCTGTGAGCATCCACCTCACTCACTCCACATCATGGTGGTGCGGCGCTGAGCTCTTTACCGTAGGGGTGCATGTGATCCCCAGGCATCTGAGGCGGGGTCAGGCCCTGTCTGAAGGGGTCCATGTCATAGTCCTGCTGCTCCAGTGTGGTGAAccccatctgctgctgctgtttctgctgctgctgactgtgGGAATAAGAGGAGCCCAGGCGCTCCAGCTCAGAGGGCAAACCACCACAGGGGGGCGCTGTGGGACACAGCAGACACATATCTCAACATGCAACATTTTTTTGACCATTGCTGAGCTTTTGTGACATTCGTAAGCACACATGCATCTTACAGAAACCTTTTAAAGCTGGTACATCAACATCAACTTATTAACAGTTATTTCTTATGACTGTTTCTCAGaagataagacaagattccTCCCAAAAGGAAGGGGTACAACTGATGTAATTTCCTCTTAACACAAACTGATCACGACTAACTCATGGGTATTAAAGTAGTTTTCTGCAGTATTATACCTGTATGGTGTGACGGGTGCTCGTGCTGTTCCtgagtctgctgctgctcctgttgctgctgctgtctccTCGCCAATTTCTTCATCTAGAAATATGCATCACAAGACTTTACAGTGAGGCTGCACACACAGGTAAAATCAGCCTCTCAGTGCAAAGTCCCTCTGCCACCTGGCCACATGAGCGTGTTCACGCACTTGCAAAGTATTAACATCAAGGTAAAGGACATCTTTCAGTGGAGGGGGGAAACCACACATGAGCCCACTTTGTGAGGAAATATGAGGTTTAATCTACAGCCATCTCACAGTGATGTGTCATCAGTTTCCTGTATGTAGAGATAACCAGGCTGATTTCCACCCTGGCATACAAATACAGTGCAGAAAGAGTCCttttattagtgtgtgtgtgtgtgtgtgtgtgtgtgtgtgtgtgtgtgtgtgtgtgtgtgtgtgtgtgtgtgtgtgtgtgtgtgtgtgtgtgtgtgtgtgtgtttgtgtgtgtgtgtgtattaatacATTGTGTATTACCTTGGCTCTTTGGTTCTGGAACCAGACCTGCACAACCCGGACACTCAGGCCAGTCTCTGCTGCCAAGGTCTCCCTTACCTTGGATTAAGATTCAGGGGGaaggacaaagaaagaaaaggtgaatggaaaaatatgaaagaagaaagaaagaggaggacatTTGAAGGTTAAAAAATCTGTATCACTTCAACAGTCCACCTCAAACAAGGAGGAAGGGAAAAGTATTTAATTGTCAAACCTTTAAAATATATCTCTACAATCTCTACTCTATTAAGTTGGTTTTATGAGAATCTGGTaatgtgtatatacatatatgtagcACATATACTATTTTAGTATGGTACCGATAACATTTGAACCTGGAAAGAAAATGTGCCACACGTTAATAACTTTAAGAACGTTAAGAAAAGCCAAAAACGGAATCCATTGTTTTTCTGTCCACGTTGTAAAGTTGACCTACTGCTGTTATTTGCAAGTAAAATTAGTGCATCTCatcatataaacatataaacttatgttatttcttttaaataattgtttaaaaGACACCTGTTTACTTTCTAAAAAAAGGTtcaatgctttaaaaaaaaagtcaaatttatgtttgccaaggcccagcagtccccttacattcaatcaagctaCACCAAATGTTACACTCTCACAATATCTGTTTCTTAAATCCAATTTTTGTCATGatgatccatgaattgttccctgggcaaactgtgaaaataaagaaaaatgccTAATCCCGTTTTTAATGGGTTATTTTCTGACCCATACCAGATCCTTCCATCATCTTTCATGGATCAGGTGTTGTTGTATAATCTGGTTCACAAACAAAGGTGAGAAATCTCTgatgcaaaaaaacacacactaccTTTCTGCAGGGCTTGGACGAGACCTCGAAGGAGGCTTTAAAGGTTCGTCTTTGTTGGGTGGTCAAAATAGTGCGAGGTCTTTTAGGACGTTTACTTTCCAGGTCTTCTGATCTGATTCGTCTGCCGGTAGCTTTCTCAgagtcctcttcctcctcctcctcatcttcttcatcatcctcacttTTACCTGTAGTGGGCATACATGATCGAGAAGATGTTTattcacagatacacacaaaaatCTCTCTCAATCAGAGATGATTAATTGCACTCAGGAAACTTTGCACGACCTCTGCTATAGTTTTTGGTTT is part of the Limanda limanda chromosome 9, fLimLim1.1, whole genome shotgun sequence genome and encodes:
- the selp gene encoding P-selectin, with protein sequence MMSQESVDIQQTLHHRVLIAALIVFTQDLSSGGGAQAWSYNYSIGPNRRWLQAREWCQEHFTDMVTIQSQEETDFINKLLPFNPKYYWIGVQRVDGAWTRVRTNEAVPEDAQNWAPEEPDSIVGQDCVEIYLKREIDVGKWNNEKCRSKKGTACYSASCTQDSCSAHAECVETIGNHTCQCHPGFHGPRCEEAIACEPLLDPEQGSHQCFCPYGSNRFNSSCSFHCELGFRLVGAPQLLCHTSGHWNHRVPLCQVEQCPVLNHTNSSGGRMNCSHPIAPYSYNSTCEVRCDEGYELSGDGHISCDHTGQWTASVPACTVKKCGPIFSPVTGNVTCVDTVEPFSFGSWCDFTCQEGFYLSGNNTLTCLALGQWSKPTPTCAVVQCNSLEAPPHASMQCQGPLGVYSYDSICTVQCEEGFELIDTNKTKCSSQGHWSHALPLCQAKRCIPLNPPSHGSISCSDPNGSFRFGSQCTSTCDEGFLLNGTSSSECTSVGTWNADIPRCPARTCPTLNSPTNGSLSCSHPHGQFRFGSRCTSACEEGFLLNGTADTECTSVGTWKADTSLCTAKRCPALNPPSHGSLSCSDPHGEFRFGSRCTSFCEEGFLLNGTSSSECTSLGTWNTDIPRCQARTCPTLNSPTNGSLSCSHPQGEFRFGSRCTSACEEGFLLNGTADTECTSVGTWNADTPLCTAKRCLSLQPPSHGSLSCSHPHGGFRFGSQCTSDCEEGFLLNGTSRAECTSLGTWNTDPPHCLARPCPLLAKAPQHGRMNCSHPYSPFSYDSHCDFGCTEGFWLRGTPTVTCDSSGHWSRDLPTCELVQCEAIRALALPLTVKCSHPLGNFSFGSQCLFTCKDRFSLNGTEVLLCSSTGFWSDDLPNCIEDLPVGAAMFMNTSIGATSVLVPLALIGLALLILTRFKRRGNTARSDAPLWEERENPAFEF
- the lmx1a gene encoding LIM homeobox transcription factor 1-alpha, with the translated sequence MDQKAVCAGCHRIITDRFLLRVTDGLWHEGCVRCSACGDALNNSCFLRDRKLYCKRDYADLFAVRCGGCSEAVSPTELVMRAGAAVFHLRCFTCSACSCRLQTGDRCVLREGQLLCAREDYHQCLASPTSSDTGKSEDDEEDEEEEEEDSEKATGRRIRSEDLESKRPKRPRTILTTQQRRTFKASFEVSSKPCRKVRETLAAETGLSVRVVQVWFQNQRAKMKKLARRQQQQQEQQQTQEQHEHPSHHTAPPCGGLPSELERLGSSYSHSQQQQKQQQQMGFTTLEQQDYDMDPFRQGLTPPQMPGDHMHPYGFKGLYGEMDREPLCHVADRDCLSLGGSSLLTPIDCLYSMQDSYFTS